The Alteromonas macleodii ATCC 27126 genome segment AATGACGCCACCACCCTGCTCTTTCATCATTTTGCCAGCTTCAATCGACATGAAGAAGTAGCCACGAATATTGACGTCTACAGTTTTATTGTAGGCGCCAAGATCAGTATCTAAGATATGCCCAAAGTAAGGATTGGCTGCCGCGTTGTTTACTAGAATATCCAGTTTTCCAAAATCGCGCTTAATGACGTTAAATGCTTCTGTAATTTGCTCCATTTCACCCACATGACACGCTAGCGCTGTCGCCTTACCACCTGCGTCACGAATTGAAGAAGCAACGGCTTCACAGCCGTCAATTTTGCGGCTTGATACAATTACATGCGCGCCATACTGGGCAAGCAAACGGGCAATAGACTCACCGATACCGCGACTTGCACCTGTAACCAGTGCCACTTTTCCTGTTAAATCAAAAAGGTTCTTCATTGTCATATCCTTAATTCTTGCTGATAAAGTGCTTTGTGCTTAATTTCTATTATTAACGCTTGTTGCGGTGCCTACTCTAGGCCAACATACCACCGTCAAGTACTACGGACTGACCCGTCATGAATGACGACTCATCACTACACAACCAAGCAATGGCATTAGCAATCTCTTCTGGTTTACCCAAACGCTTCATTGGATTTGCGCCAATAAGCCCTTTTTGGCCTCTTTCATCCAATTTTGATAAAACGCCTTGCACCATAGGGGTATCTACAAAGCTTGGACAAACAGCGTTTATGCGTATGTTCGCCCTTGCGTATTCCACCGCCGCCGATTTAGTAAGCCCCACTACCCCATGTTTTGAAGCGCTGTAAGCACTAATCATAGGCGCAGACCGCAATCCAGCTACAGAGGCAATATTGATGATGTGGCCACCGCCTGTCGCCGTCATATGCTTGAGGGCGTTTTTCATGCAATACCACACGCCAGCTAAGTTGACCTGAATATTCTTCATAAACATGGCGTCATCGACTTCAGTTAGCGGAGCTGGAAAATGGTCGATACCCGCGTTATTAATAATTACGTCAATTTTGTCACTATGAGAAAGCGCCGTGTCGAACATCGCTTTGACCTGAGCCGGTTCGGTAACATCCACAGCCACCGCATAGGCTTTGCCACCTGAGGCAACAATTTCTTCAGCCAATGTTATGGCGTTTTCTTCGTTTAGATCTGCAATACCAACTGTTGCACCACGCGCACTCAATACGCGAGCCGAAGCAGCACCGATACCCGAGCCACTACCAGTAATAAGAATATGCTTGCCTTCGACATTTGTAGCTACATTCATTAGCTGTACTCCAATTTTGTGAACAAGCGCAACGCTGTTAAATAAAAGTCACTGCGCATGCTCTTTGTTTTGAATGATTAAAAATAACTCGCTTTTACGTTGTTACACGTTGCCTCGCGTGAAGAAAGCACTTCAATATCGCGACTGACCAGCGGTAATTCCCAATTTAAGAAGTATTCCGCGGCCGCTAATTTACCTTCATAAAAGTCAGCATCTTGTTCGCCAGCACCGTTAGCGAGTGCTTGTTCGGCAACATTTGCCTGGCGTAGCCAAATCCAGCTCACCACACAACTTGAAAATACGTTTAAGAAGCAACTCGCATTGGTTAGCAAGACTGGTTGCTTATCTGAGCGCAAATCGGCTGCTGCCTGTTGAATTAAACCACCAAGCTGGTCTAGATAAGGTTTTAATTTTGCAGCTAGTGCCTGCGCTCGCGGTGTTTCTGCGCGCTTCATATCACTGGTTACACGAGAAAGCAGAACTTGAAGACCTTTGCCGTCGTGCTGCCATAACTTTCTTCCCAGCAGATCTAACGCCTGAATACCATTTGTACCCTCGTGAATTGGGTTTAGGCGGTTATCGCGCCAGCACTGCTCAACAGGATATTCACGGGTGTAGCCCGCACCACCTAGAATTTGAATTGCCAAATCGTTGGCTTTAGGGCCAAACTCCGAAGGCCATGCTTTGAACACGGGTGTTAAAAGATCTAAAAGCTGAGAAAGTTCGGTACGCTTTTCGCTGTCAGTTTCCGTTTCCATCTCATCGATGAGCATGCTGCCGTATAAGCAGAGGGACATACCGCCTTCACAGTAGGCCTTTTGCGCTAGCAACATACGTCGCACGTCACCGCGATTGATAATAGGTGTAGGCTCGTCTTCTGGCGCAAGATTAGGCGCAGCGCGACCTTGGGTACGATCTTTTGCGTATTCTAGTGAGTAACGGTACCCGCGATACCCTATCATGGCAGCACCATAGCCCACGCCAATGCGTGCTTCGTTCATCATCATGAACATGTAGCGCAAACCCTGGTGCGGCTCGCCAATCAGGTAGCCGTGGCAGTCACCATTTTCGCCAAAGGTTAGTGCGGTTGAAGTCGTACCTCGGTAGCCCATTTTATGGATAAGACCAGCAAGGGTTACATCGTTGCGCACATCTGGATTGCCGTCAGCGTCGAGACGGTATTTAGGTACAGCAAATAAGGAGATGCCTTTTACACCAGCTGGACCACCTGGAATTTTCGCCAACACCAAATGTACGATGTTGTCGGAAAGCTCATGCTCACCACCTGATATATAAATCTTGCTGCCTTTGATTCGGTACGTACCATCATCTTGCGGCCTTGCTGATGTACGAATATCAGCAAGTGACGAACCGGCATGGGGCTCGGTAAGCGCCATGGTGCCAGTGAAGTCACCCGCTAGCATTTTTGATAGAAACGCACTTTTGATATCTTCGGAGGCAAAGTGTTTAATGACATTGGCGGCCGCCGCAGTTAAGAAAGGATAAGCGGTTGACGATGGGTTTGCCGCTAAAAAATAGCCCGCGCAGGCATTCATCACGGTAACAGGAAGCTGCATGCCGCCATCTTCAAAATCAAAATGACCCGCGATAAACCCAGACTCTCTGTATGTGTCAAAAGCCACTTTTACGTCATCAATCATAGAGACTTTGGTGCCATCGAATGTAGGCTCGTTTTTATCAGCAACGGCATTATGTGGAAGAAATAACTCTTCTGCCATCTTCTCGGCCATATCAATAACAGCGTTGAAGGTTTCTACATTGTGCTCTTCGAAGCGAGCTTTTTCACATAAGGCTGCGGTGTTTAATACTTCGTACAGCTGAAATTGCATTTCACGGCGGGGAATAAGTTGATCGGCCATGGTGTCCTGTCCTCTACGAA includes the following:
- a CDS encoding SDR family oxidoreductase, whose amino-acid sequence is MKNLFDLTGKVALVTGASRGIGESIARLLAQYGAHVIVSSRKIDGCEAVASSIRDAGGKATALACHVGEMEQITEAFNVIKRDFGKLDILVNNAAANPYFGHILDTDLGAYNKTVDVNIRGYFFMSIEAGKMMKEQGGGVILNTASVNGVTPGDMQGIYSITKAAVISMTKSFAKECGSLNIRVNALLPGLTDTKFASALTTNEQILKHALKVIPLGRVADPDEMAGTVLYLVSDASTYTTGTTVVVDGGMLA
- a CDS encoding SDR family NAD(P)-dependent oxidoreductase, with product MNVATNVEGKHILITGSGSGIGAASARVLSARGATVGIADLNEENAITLAEEIVASGGKAYAVAVDVTEPAQVKAMFDTALSHSDKIDVIINNAGIDHFPAPLTEVDDAMFMKNIQVNLAGVWYCMKNALKHMTATGGGHIINIASVAGLRSAPMISAYSASKHGVVGLTKSAAVEYARANIRINAVCPSFVDTPMVQGVLSKLDERGQKGLIGANPMKRLGKPEEIANAIAWLCSDESSFMTGQSVVLDGGMLA
- a CDS encoding acyl-CoA dehydrogenase produces the protein MADQLIPRREMQFQLYEVLNTAALCEKARFEEHNVETFNAVIDMAEKMAEELFLPHNAVADKNEPTFDGTKVSMIDDVKVAFDTYRESGFIAGHFDFEDGGMQLPVTVMNACAGYFLAANPSSTAYPFLTAAAANVIKHFASEDIKSAFLSKMLAGDFTGTMALTEPHAGSSLADIRTSARPQDDGTYRIKGSKIYISGGEHELSDNIVHLVLAKIPGGPAGVKGISLFAVPKYRLDADGNPDVRNDVTLAGLIHKMGYRGTTSTALTFGENGDCHGYLIGEPHQGLRYMFMMMNEARIGVGYGAAMIGYRGYRYSLEYAKDRTQGRAAPNLAPEDEPTPIINRGDVRRMLLAQKAYCEGGMSLCLYGSMLIDEMETETDSEKRTELSQLLDLLTPVFKAWPSEFGPKANDLAIQILGGAGYTREYPVEQCWRDNRLNPIHEGTNGIQALDLLGRKLWQHDGKGLQVLLSRVTSDMKRAETPRAQALAAKLKPYLDQLGGLIQQAAADLRSDKQPVLLTNASCFLNVFSSCVVSWIWLRQANVAEQALANGAGEQDADFYEGKLAAAEYFLNWELPLVSRDIEVLSSREATCNNVKASYF